A window of Acropora muricata isolate sample 2 chromosome 6, ASM3666990v1, whole genome shotgun sequence genomic DNA:
AAATAGGATGGCTGAGGACATTAACTTGTCGAAAAAACTCGTTGAGTGAACAAACATCACGTTTCGTGTAAAGCATAAGTTGGCAATTCCATTACATTATGTCAAGCAATTTTCAACATCGACGTTGCGATAGAATTCTACGAGTCTGTGGAGACCATGGCGGCAAAATGGCCGCTCAATTGGACTGTGCTTGCTTGTTTCTTATTGAATACATGTCACGCTCAATTGAACAAGCACACTACCAAGACTAACGCCGTACCTATAGTTCTGCTGTACCCGTTTACATCCTGCGATCAACTGATAACAGAGTTTCCTTTTGCCTCTGCCTTCTTAGTGGCTGTGGAGACCATAAACAGTTCGCGGGAGTTTAGTTTCAGTCTGTCAAACGAATGGATTGATACTCGATGCAGTGAATTAGTTGGAATAAAAGCCATGAGCGAACAATGGAAACGCGGTGTAAAGGCCTTTATTGGACCGGGAAACCAGAGTTATTGCGCTACATCGGCTAGGATTGCAGCATCGTGGAATATTCCTATGATCTCTTATGTAAGTGACGCATTAGAATTAAATTGGCGCACTATAAATTTAATTCGAGTCTACCAGTCACAGAAATCTTCACGTTGTGATGTAAAACCCAACTacatatttccaatttaaatcACCGGCATAAGTGAgtattttttcaaataaaataatggtTTGGAGGAGTTTCTCAGGAGACGGAAACAATGAAAATTTAAGATCTGATGTATTTTCTTCGGGCAGCCCAAGTTCTGGCAACTGCGGCGCAAGTAAGCAAAAAATCAATGCTAGGTTATCACATCATTTATACTTTTTTTATGAGACAACCCTAGTTCATTTTGAGCTAAGCTTTGACCACATTAACTTCTTACTTATCATTCTGATTACTACTTCATTGAAATGATACATGCAATAACATATACAGTTTCAattgaattttaattaaatttggCGAAGTGCTGGTAAGATGCTTAAAAGAACATTATGTCATGACATTGAATCAAACATAATTATATAGTATCACCACTATAAGAACGAAACCTGGAATAGTTTTATTACGCTTCATTAATAATTATGCAGCAAACTGTTTTAACGTATATAAAAAAACCTATATAAACATTTCATCGGGCAACTCACTTCAAATTTCCCAGACTTGAACAGCTTGAACCCTTCTAGGCAGAAACGGGACGTTCGACGGAGTTGATAAACGGCAAGTAGAATTCTTTGTCGGCTCTTCTGATGCTTTTTATGAAATATTTGCGAAGTTTCGTGGGTGAAGCCATAATGAAGAATTCCATTACAGAAATATTCAGACAAACTCCGCCTGAATCATGGCAAACTCTTCTCCCGACACcgccatatttatttatttattgtttgccAAATATGGAAACTGAAATGCACATCAATTAGCGAACAGGCCACCCAGAATCTCTCATGAGCGTTATGTAATCTTTACCGcggtttatttttcatttactgTGAAAAGAACTTAGTAAATGGcgtaaaaaattttctttctcaaCTCTCTGAAATTAACTGAAATTTTCTGATTCACTCTTTAAgtacaatttgttttttctcagttttgcCACGAGGATGTTGTTTCAGACAAAACATTGTACCCAACATTTGCTCGAACCAGACCTCCAAACGCACAGCTTAGCAAAAACATTCTGGCCGTATTAAACAAATTTTCGTGGAAAACTGTTGCGATTGTTTACTGTGACGACAGCTGTTTCAGCCAGCACTATTGGGGGAAAACGAAAGAGGACATGAAATACACCTTCAAGGAGAACGGAATAAGAGTTTCTTTTGAAGCTACAATGCCAATGGAACATGAGCAAGAGAAATTCGACCATCTTTTGAATATAATTAAAAGAAAAGCTCGCAGTGAGTATGCGAATTTAAGTGAATTCTTTCTTCCATAAtagtgagcttaagcaagcacgacTTCGAcaacagcgagaacgtcatctcaaaatgtGACTTCACGTTTcaacaatcatttctcaattattccaagttattgtttgtgttttaactATCCAGGAATTAAATAGGTGCGAGTGAtttggaaataaaatgaaacattgtgctcacgtcgtccacacaacttgCAAGAAACGCCATTGCACTTCGTGGATATGCGAAAGGAACGGAACGGctacgaaatgtacaaaaatgcaaagcgtgcaaatctactatttttcattgtcaaatgatatgcaaatttgtgacgttcttgccACCGTCATCGTCGTGGCTGCTTGAGCTCCCTGATAATAAGCCTAGCGATAGTGTTCACTACATCTGCCCCCACCCAAGATGGTACGGATGGAAGCTGAGGGATAGTTGAAGTACTTTTAAATGACCCGCGTGGTAAACAATACTGGTACCACCTTGCGCGCCCGGTTAAGCAAAATCTAGATTGAATTCCCTAGGAATCTACCAGGTTACACTTGAAGCTGTGAATAGTTAAAATTTCTTGCGCTTATATTTATTTGACAACTTGATTGTATTCATTTTACGTTGTGTTGTAGAGAACTCTGTCGCTTTTTGGAGTCAGGAATCAAAACGTTTTGCTCTTATATAATTAATCATTTTCTTCCAGTCATTATACTGGCCACAAATCCGGAGTACGCGCCTGCATTTATGGTCAGCGCCAGTAAGCAAGGGATGACCAACGGAGACTACGTTTACATTGTAAGCACTCTCTCTGAGATATATCTAGGACAAGCAGTGGACTACTGGTGGGCAGGAATCAGCGGAGCTGTCAATCAAACTGAAGCCAAAAAGGCCTGGAACTCAGTACTTACACTAGTCCCTAGTCCTCATAATGTTACCAAGTACAAGAAGTTCCAGAAACGAGTTGTTGCTAAACTGAATGATTTTCATGGTTTTCGTACTCGAACGAGCCAAACCCCGGAGATTGTAAGGAAAACGCAGTAAATTTCTTGAGCACCTTgcataaatttttgttttcaattcaactcaaagaaaaatctggTGTTCCGTGATCGTATTTTGATGAGAGACCACAACTTTCCTTCCAGGACACTTAAGCCCCGAACTGACAATCAAAGTGCGATTCTGTATCAAATTCAGCTTTGGCGTTACTCGCGTGTCACCCGAGTCACGTGCGAGTGCGTTTATTTTTGCCCGCTCTTCCAGACTACTCGCGTTCTAGGCGGtgcaaaacaaatcttttttttAAGGCGTGGCAAACGGACAGGAAAAAAGTATATGGTAGGATTGTCGCACACAAACACAAAGTATGAAGCGAATAATTCGTGCTAGAACAAGTTTATAAGCCAGTTGTTTCGATTCACATAAGCGCTCTGGTTCAATTTCATTCGAccattgtttgtattttctttttttttagaccCTACATTACGCGGCATACCTATATGACGCTGTGTATCTCTACGCTTTAGCTTTGAACAAAACGATTTCTAATGGACAGCATCCACGCAATGGAGTTGCCGTAGTCGATAACATCAAGGACATTTATTTTGAAAGTAAGAAAGTCGATTAGTTACAAATCTACTCACGATTAGAGTTAATGACAACTAACATGTGCCCGACATCCTAAATCGTTCCCAGGATCCTTTCCGATTTTCTCCTGGCAACAAATTAAGTCTAATACAACTGCTTAATGAGATTCAGTTGTCACAAAGTATCTATGGTTCTGGTAAGGGTaggaagacactttgtgacgtctacACAGCAAGATGACTGGAATCTTACTATCGGATACATGGACAGCCCTTAAAATGCAAAGGAGGGCTGTGTGCTTTATCCTTGAAGCTTGTGATTTGGTCTGGCTGATTGTTCTGGTTCAGCTGTAATTTAACTCCATCTTCTTTAAGTTAAACCAAATCCCATACAATATCATCTTGGCATGTAAGAGATAGCATGACATTCTAAATTCTTTAATCTCTTGATAAATATACTACTTATTACAATAAAAGCTGTATTAAAAACgtgtaatattaataaaaatgtatttacaagtaaaaaaagtgTCGGCCCttaaaataatactaataatgataataataatgataataataataataataataataataataataataataataacaataataaaacatCGGCCGGAATGCCTAAACCTTTCGCGTGTCTCCCACAAACCTGATGGGAGGAGTATTTGAAATAGcacttggatttttttttcgaattttcCCGAATCACAAAAAACGAGGATTCACTTTCTACAATTTTAGATAGGATTTCTGATAACTCCACAAGTATTAGCAACGTATTTAATCGAAGGAATGCATGGTTTTGCATGATATTCATCACCCAAGCCTTGGGTGAAGGTGATGGATGTATGGATTTTGCCAATTTGTGTCTAATATACTATTAGGTGTCACTGGATTTCACGTACATGTAGATGTCAACGGAGATGCAGTATTCAACATGGTGCTTCTGGATTTCCTCAAGACAACAAGTCGAGTGGGCGGTAAAACAATTTGACCAAAAACATTTCCACTGCATTGATTTGTATTGAAACTGACATATTATCATGATAAAGATGTTATGAAAAAGAGGTTATTTCAATCTTTCCTCTCAGAAATGAAGGCAGTTGGTGAATTCAAATTGGTTAAGTCGGGAAATCAAACACTAGAACTCTTCCCTGGTATGAACATATCATGGTCTGAGGATGGCCAGCAGACATCTCCACCGGTAGACACGCCTCCATGTGGGTTCAATTTTGAGTTGTGTTCCACTGCTTCCCCCGGTAAGaggctttttgtttctttgcatttgtttgtttgttttttttttttttcgtttttagtACTGCCAGTTTCGGGATCGTGTGTACCAAGAGGTCAAATAAAGTCAATTTGCAAAAGCCACGGTTGGTTCCGAAAAAAAAGCGCGCTGAAAcgaaattattttgtaatggTCGGAGGAAGTCTGaaatattcaaatgcaaatcTGACCAGCTCCCCACTTAATCATCCAATCCCCTTAGCATTTGTTTCATTTAAGTGCCTTCTCCAGTTGATTAGCAAAAAGCGTATGTTAACCTTTATACATAGTGCCTCAGATGATCATGTCTGGTAGAGGATGCCAAAAGCTGGGATAAATTGGCGAGAAAATTAAAACGAGCTCTGAGAAGCAAGTCGAGAACTTGGTATCCAACGTGTTGATAAGGGTCATTTCATTACCACCACAAGAAGCTTACGAAGCTGACTCAGTTTTCAGTAGGGTGGTGTTGGCCCTTAGTCAGAGCGAAATTCAAACGCCAAACGTTTGAAACATCTGAGCTTCGTAGTCCTTTTACAGTACTTTTAAAACTTACCAGCTTTTTTGATACCAACGTTTCGTATTTCACGTCCTCTCAATTGTTGCGGCACCACAGATTCTTTAAAAACAAACCTTTCATTCTTCAGAGCTAGAAGAAAATGCCttgcaaccaactgaaaaaGTTTACCTGCATGACGTATTTGGTAACACAATCGTCGAAATTGGCAAGTCGCTCCGCAGTTCAACTGTCCCCGCGATCAGCCCACACGGGCTAAATACATTgacatttaaataaagtttcatCAAACTTTCCTAAGTTATGTTCCCTCGTCAAGAAAGCAATTCAAGGTTCCATGGCGTTTGTGTTTAAATAGGGAATTTAcgaaacgacgacgacgacatcggcaacgatttgattggttgaatgaggaaaaatactccttctgcacgtgcggcatgcgtTTGGTGCAATTTCTTCGCGTGGTCTGCCAAACGAGgacatgaaattttcatatttgaggttctgtcgacaGGACGCATGAGGccgcagtaaatctttcattctttgccctTACATGAAAACAATTCGTTCAGAGCTAGCGAAAGTGCTGACTCACCTATTTTGTTCAACGCGACCAACATGGACTAATCGCAAAACACTGAACCTAAGGCAAAGtgctattttaatgtgacattttcgttgcagcagccgtcgtagcttctcaTAAACTCCCTCATGGGACATCGGCATCACCGAggcaattcaaaccttcaaatTCCAATTATTTGCTCTCATGTAACGTTATTTTCAGGTCCCACCATGCGTCCAGATAAAAATGTTCACATCGTCGTTGCTGTCATAATCTCAACTCTCATCGTTGCGTGCTGCGCTTTGGTTATCTTCTTTGGAAGGTAATTAGGAAAGCTGGACTCTTTTCTCAGAGGGCATTTGCATTTTTGTTCAGAATTCATAACTCAACTGTCCAAATACCACTTCAAACGGACTGGACTTTTATGAGATCTATTGAAGTCTTGACAACGGGAGAAGATTGAGTTTGATGCTAAAGAGTAGCACACATCAAGTGCAGTCTCAAAGATATTTTTACAGATAGAACGGAAAGTTTGCCTCTTAAGACGATCCATAGGCAGAAAGCGAACTTGGTAATTtcgaaagattttttttttcaactcgcCAATGGCAACTGTAACCAGTTTTACGTTATTGCATTAGTTGTGACACGTAATTTTCTTACGCCAACATATAACTTCTAAATCATGACATATTTACTCTTGCTATGCTGCCTTTTTTGAAgaagtttattttcatttggaCTCTGCAGAAAATACTCATTCGAGAAAGAACTGGCAAACCAAATTTGGAAAGTCAACTACGGAGACATTGTTAGACGTTCTACGATGGGAATCGGTTTGTCACGTCTCTCAAATATGAGTGAGGTAGGAAAAGTGGAAGACGGACATGATGAAGCAATATCTGACTAATTTTGGAAAGCACTTTGCTACGCgcgctcagccaatcagcaatGAGTAAGATTCTCACGctcgttttcccgcgctttgtaTCGGCTGCACGAACTTCAAAATGAAGCTTTATATCATGATTGCATGGCTCATTTGATTTTTAAGGCCCGTTGTCATTGACTAATAgcttttgtttggttttgatTTCGTGATACTAAAATTTAACTCACTGTGACAGAAGTAGAAAGTGCAAAAAGTGTATAAAAGATTTTGTCATCCCACAACTCGTAGCTGTAGAAAGTAAATGTCAATTTTTTATTCCAGTTGAACACGATCGGCAGGCGTCAATCAAGTGACATCACACTGGGTACATACAAGGTTTGTATAGGACGTTTTTGAAGCGTTTTAAAGTTTTCAACGGCAACCACAGCTGTACAAAACATTTATACTATTGCCGGGCTCTTGTAAACTAGGTTTTGAAATTTGTCAATAGTTTATATAATTAATATGATTAATTTCATTCAATTTTCTGAACAACTCACCTTGATTAGCTTTTACGTTTGCTATATGCGATTGGTGTTAGTAGTTACACAtgcaatttaagttgtaaatttAACACGACTTTGCGAAAATTTCACTCGACGAACTTAACTTTGTACATATATTTGTTATACCCTGAAAACAAAACTGGAGGTGATACGCATAGATAAGATTTTGACGACGTGAAGacctttaaaaattaaattgcatatATCGCTTTTCTTTCTTAGGCGACTATAGGTCACgataagaaataaattaaaattttcttttttctctgaCATTTATAATTCGGCTAATCATGTTTTTATTCGTTTAGCTGTATATTTAATTAAATGATTATCTATTCTCAGGGAAATCCTGTAGTAATAAAGCGAGTCGAAAAGGATAACATTGATTTGACAAGAGCAGTTCTACTTGAGTTGAAACAGGTGGGTGTGGATGAGATCGCCTTGAAAgagtaataatatttataaattTACTTTCCTTTTCTGTAATTCAAGTTATTAATGAAGCTTGCTTACATAAACCACGAAAATATCGACATTCAATTCAGTCATTTGACTCTAATGATTATTTTGTactaattaaattaaaaaaatgcacaGATTCGAGACGTCCATCACGCGAATTTGACTAAGTTCTTTGGAGCATGTGTCGACGCCCCCAACATCTGCATTCTAACGGAGTTTTGTTCAAGAGGAAGCTTGCAGGTGAACAATAAGTGTAATATTCACTATAGTAAAAAGCCATCTTCTCGTCATGAGGGGGCGCAAATCGTCTTTACTgtaaatattagggagcttaagcaaacacgacgtcgacgaaagcgagaacgtcatctgaaaatgtgaattcgcgtttctgcaagcatttttcgattattcaaactcattatgcttgaaaaatgtgttctaactatcctggaattaaattggaaccagcacttgggacataaagccctggtcaaacggacacgcaagtagtcgcaagttgataacttggggctacttgcgactccgtttggccaggccttgcgtgcacttgcgttgaccTGCGATGACTTGCGAacactttggtcgagatcaaatttgcccgcaagtcaatgctagttttttaccgtttggccacccaacccaagtcaacgcgagttcagtgactgagcccgtagccttgaaatagctttttttttgcgaCTTTCGTGCACTTGGGAGGAAACTTGGCAGTCCGTTTGGCCatccaacgcaagtctcttcgcaagttcaacttgccgctacttgctagtacttgcgagtccgtttgaccagggcttaagaagataaaattgaacatttgtcatcttATGCtcgcgtcgtccacacaactgcaaaacagatcatttcacgtcgtagaaagaacgagaacgtctacaaaatgtcaaaaaatgaaaaatgcacgtgcaaagcgtgcaaaaatactgtttttcattgtcaaatatgcaaatttgttgggtttttgttgccgtcgtcgtcgtggttgcttaagctcactaTTATTTCACGCTGAACTTCCAATGGCTTAGAAGCTGCGTTGCCCATCATAGCGATCTTTCAATTTCCGTTCTGGACTGCTTTTCATTTCAGTATTTATACTTCCTATGGTGACTTATCATCAATGCTACGCTTTTGGGCATTTATTCACCATGTCCAAAGTAAACTTTTTACGCTATTTATCTTTCAAACTTACATATGCAACCAAAAACGGAAGCAAAAACGAGGGAAGGGAAAGTGCAACAGCATGCAAAATAAGTAGGTAAAAAAGCAACAAGATATTTCACAGTACTTGTTAAGCTTCGCATGCGCAAATGTGATCTATTTTATGCACCGTATTGAAGAAAACATGACttgaataatggctctgaaccggTTTTCGCTTGGGCGATTATCAAGACACACTTGAATGTACCACACAGAGGAAATGCCTAGAACTATGCGTTATAAATATAGTAATTAATATTTAAAATGAATcgggttgagtggatgaaagggatctatCACATAtagtctaggggccgacatttctcttcCTCAATGCCTGGAGACAGGTAACTGAAGTTTAGCTCACAAAAGTGATCACCGCGGGTCGAAATCTTGGggaacatcgtttggtacgacgctctggcactgtatccagaggtactgctctaTTGATTTTTTGAATgtgcatgcgcagtttccctaATACTGAACTTGTTACCATATTCCTGGAAAAAAATTTCCCTCGTAGGGTGAGGTAAATACAAGCGCTGGCGATGATATTTGCGCGTGCTAGTTCACTTCATCACGTGCAGTAAGTTTAGAGCTGGGAATAAGAAATAACCGTTttcactgctcttccaaaaggTGTTTTGTTGaatcttttctctcttttttcagCGTCAAACTTATTGTTCTTGTGAAAAAGGGGAGTCGTCCTATTGCAAATTGGTGAAATTAAAAGTATTAGCCAGCAACCTAATGTATTTATGTCAATTGGTGTCAGTCGGGAGCTCCATACAACAAACTCTTCGGGCTACTTATTGTACAGCCAATTTGTGTCCGCTTATGTAGGGTATAAAACATTTACGAACTCtttaaatatattttgttgtcttttgcaGGAAATAATTTTAAACGAAGAGATAAAACTGGATATCATATTCATTCATTCTTTCATGTTGGACATCGCAATGGTAAAGTATTTCATCTACGTGCCAATATCTATTTTTTGATGATTGGATAATTCATTTTTGTAGAAAGCTATTTTGCGCGTATTTTCTTCCTACAGGGTATGGAGCATATTCACAGTGTTGATATCAAATTTCATGGCCATCTTACGTCATCAAACTGTGTGGTTGACAGCCGCTGGGTTTTAAAGATCACTGATCACGGGCTCAGAGAGTTTAAATCTGCTAATGATCTGCTGAGTACAAGGCGAACAAACAATGAACGGGACTACTCAAGTATGATAATGCAATCGTACGAGAGTTaatttgaccaatcacaacagacaTAATGAACCAAATGAACTATTCATAAGGCAAAACAAATTTATGAAGCTGGCTCTGACCGCGGAAAAACGCCTACAAGAAATTCATGATTAGATTTTCTTtacttctgattggctgattgtTTTAAGCCACTGAAAACCCCCCACAAAATAATTTCGAAATTAGACAATGCTTCCGCGACAGCACCAAATAATAAAATAGCTTATTAATTGGTCTATGCTTTTAGTAATAAATATCTATATGATCAGAGAGAAATGAATCGAAATGCAGTTAGAATGAAATGCGATTGCGCATTAACTTCTTACAGAATTGCTGTGGACCGCCCCTGAAATTCTGCGTCAAAGGAACAATCAGTACAAGGGAAGCCCCAAGGGTGATGTTTACAGTTTTGGGATCATAGTTCACGAGCTCGAAACAAGAGGTCTGCCTTTCAGTGAATGTCGCTTGGATCCAGAaggtcagttttctttgtttaattgcTCAAGAAACTTGgaaatttaagatgatttccgcccaacattcgagcaataatggcaaaaattaagttaccaaaaaaacctcttagcatggtaatattttgaataaaggtaagaagatcctatctagatttaagctctcaagctgaccccgcaagaaaaaattgaacttgaagttatccatatttcagttaaaaagaacgtttcgcgttagttgaaaacacaatagcactcgcttttagcattcttacgaagtttgacattaaatttctcgagaatgcttggggatttcatcgcggggtcactaagagaactgaattacaatgagatgttttaaatagcattcaagaagttcccgtgctgtgagtagatttttagtaaataatttttgcaagtattgctcgaactttacaCGGAATCCGTCTTAGTTGCTCAAGAAAAGTGGAAATTTGAAGTTCCTGGTTGGATAGTAGCGTCTTTTCAAGGTTCTTTTTAAGTACACTGCAAGGATCACACAATGTATCACCTTTTAGCTATAGACCACGTTTCCAACGAAAATAAACCCACGAGGGATAATAGGAGAACGCTcgaaaaagcttgtaaatcactcaTTTCCATTTCGTGATTTACAAGTTCTCCTAACATCCTGGCTTTATTACGCCGGAATACCAATAGAAGATGTGGTCAACgtcctttttaaaactatatTTGTAGAAGTAGCGAGGAATGTCAAGAGAAAATATTTCTAAAATCAGTGACTAAGGTTTGTCTTCCCTTCACCGTCATCATACGATATGTGATAACCGATGATACAAGTATGGGATCATGGGTAAAATATACCATAGGTGTTTGACAAAGCGGAACGGGCGTAGTGtctcagttattttataatttttagcgAATATTGGAATGTTAACTT
This region includes:
- the LOC136919486 gene encoding atrial natriuretic peptide receptor 2-like isoform X1 — its product is MAAKWPLNWTVLACFLLNTCHAQLNKHTTKTNAVPIVLLYPFTSCDQLITEFPFASAFLVAVETINSSREFSFSLSNEWIDTRCSELVGIKAMSEQWKRGVKAFIGPGNQSYCATSARIAASWNIPMISYFCHEDVVSDKTLYPTFARTRPPNAQLSKNILAVLNKFSWKTVAIVYCDDSCFSQHYWGKTKEDMKYTFKENGIRVSFEATMPMEHEQEKFDHLLNIIKRKARIIILATNPEYAPAFMVSASKQGMTNGDYVYIVSTLSEIYLGQAVDYWWAGISGAVNQTEAKKAWNSVLTLVPSPHNVTKYKKFQKRVVAKLNDFHGFRTRTSQTPEITLHYAAYLYDAVYLYALALNKTISNGQHPRNGVAVVDNIKDIYFESVTGFHVHVDVNGDAVFNMVLLDFLKTTSRVGEMKAVGEFKLVKSGNQTLELFPGMNISWSEDGQQTSPPVDTPPCGFNFELCSTASPGPTMRPDKNVHIVVAVIISTLIVACCALVIFFGRKYSFEKELANQIWKVNYGDIVRRSTMGIGLSRLSNMSELNTIGRRQSSDITLGTYKGNPVVIKRVEKDNIDLTRAVLLELKQIRDVHHANLTKFFGACVDAPNICILTEFCSRGSLQEIILNEEIKLDIIFIHSFMLDIAMGMEHIHSVDIKFHGHLTSSNCVVDSRWVLKITDHGLREFKSANDLLSTRRTNNERDYSKLLWTAPEILRQRNNQYKGSPKGDVYSFGIIVHELETRGLPFSECRLDPEEIVGRVSEGSAPPFRPPLPANTSNKDLQMVMKICWKEASEDRPDFWEIRKLLKKLHGGKNNIVDKIIYMLEEHSLNLEKLVEKRTEQWIEEKKRTDELLHSMMPKSVADQLKRGKPVEAESFDEVTLFFSDIVGFTSLSSESTPLQIVTLLNDLYSAFDGIIHAYDVYKVETIGDAYMVVSGLPIRNGHQHAVEIADMALHFLKSVQRFEIRHRPHEKLKLRIGIHSGPVCAGVVGMKMPRYCLFGDTVNTASRMESNGEALKIHISKATKDNLDKIGGYLLQERGSIEIKGKGELTTYWLQGKVFNTANIRKTRSEISSFSSSGIEVEWERETGWPLK
- the LOC136919486 gene encoding speract receptor-like isoform X2; this translates as MAAKWPLNWTVLACFLLNTCHAQLNKHTTKTNAVPIVLLYPFTSCDQLITEFPFASAFLVAVETINSSREFSFSLSNEWIDTRCSELVGIKAMSEQWKRGVKAFIGPGNQSYCATSARIAASWNIPMISYFCHEDVVSDKTLYPTFARTRPPNAQLSKNILAVLNKFSWKTVAIVYCDDSCFSQHYWGKTKEDMKYTFKENGIRVSFEATMPMEHEQEKFDHLLNIIKRKARIIILATNPEYAPAFMVSASKQGMTNGDYVYITLHYAAYLYDAVYLYALALNKTISNGQHPRNGVAVVDNIKDIYFESVTGFHVHVDVNGDAVFNMVLLDFLKTTSRVGEMKAVGEFKLVKSGNQTLELFPGMNISWSEDGQQTSPPVDTPPCGFNFELCSTASPGPTMRPDKNVHIVVAVIISTLIVACCALVIFFGRKYSFEKELANQIWKVNYGDIVRRSTMGIGLSRLSNMSELNTIGRRQSSDITLGTYKGNPVVIKRVEKDNIDLTRAVLLELKQIRDVHHANLTKFFGACVDAPNICILTEFCSRGSLQEIILNEEIKLDIIFIHSFMLDIAMGMEHIHSVDIKFHGHLTSSNCVVDSRWVLKITDHGLREFKSANDLLSTRRTNNERDYSKLLWTAPEILRQRNNQYKGSPKGDVYSFGIIVHELETRGLPFSECRLDPEEIVGRVSEGSAPPFRPPLPANTSNKDLQMVMKICWKEASEDRPDFWEIRKLLKKLHGGKNNIVDKIIYMLEEHSLNLEKLVEKRTEQWIEEKKRTDELLHSMMPKSVADQLKRGKPVEAESFDEVTLFFSDIVGFTSLSSESTPLQIVTLLNDLYSAFDGIIHAYDVYKVETIGDAYMVVSGLPIRNGHQHAVEIADMALHFLKSVQRFEIRHRPHEKLKLRIGIHSGPVCAGVVGMKMPRYCLFGDTVNTASRMESNGEALKIHISKATKDNLDKIGGYLLQERGSIEIKGKGELTTYWLQGKVFNTANIRKTRSEISSFSSSGIEVEWERETGWPLK
- the LOC136919486 gene encoding atrial natriuretic peptide receptor 2-like isoform X3 produces the protein MSEQWKRGVKAFIGPGNQSYCATSARIAASWNIPMISYFCHEDVVSDKTLYPTFARTRPPNAQLSKNILAVLNKFSWKTVAIVYCDDSCFSQHYWGKTKEDMKYTFKENGIRVSFEATMPMEHEQEKFDHLLNIIKRKARIIILATNPEYAPAFMVSASKQGMTNGDYVYIVSTLSEIYLGQAVDYWWAGISGAVNQTEAKKAWNSVLTLVPSPHNVTKYKKFQKRVVAKLNDFHGFRTRTSQTPEITLHYAAYLYDAVYLYALALNKTISNGQHPRNGVAVVDNIKDIYFESVTGFHVHVDVNGDAVFNMVLLDFLKTTSRVGEMKAVGEFKLVKSGNQTLELFPGMNISWSEDGQQTSPPVDTPPCGFNFELCSTASPGPTMRPDKNVHIVVAVIISTLIVACCALVIFFGRKYSFEKELANQIWKVNYGDIVRRSTMGIGLSRLSNMSELNTIGRRQSSDITLGTYKGNPVVIKRVEKDNIDLTRAVLLELKQIRDVHHANLTKFFGACVDAPNICILTEFCSRGSLQEIILNEEIKLDIIFIHSFMLDIAMGMEHIHSVDIKFHGHLTSSNCVVDSRWVLKITDHGLREFKSANDLLSTRRTNNERDYSKLLWTAPEILRQRNNQYKGSPKGDVYSFGIIVHELETRGLPFSECRLDPEEIVGRVSEGSAPPFRPPLPANTSNKDLQMVMKICWKEASEDRPDFWEIRKLLKKLHGGKNNIVDKIIYMLEEHSLNLEKLVEKRTEQWIEEKKRTDELLHSMMPKSVADQLKRGKPVEAESFDEVTLFFSDIVGFTSLSSESTPLQIVTLLNDLYSAFDGIIHAYDVYKVETIGDAYMVVSGLPIRNGHQHAVEIADMALHFLKSVQRFEIRHRPHEKLKLRIGIHSGPVCAGVVGMKMPRYCLFGDTVNTASRMESNGEALKIHISKATKDNLDKIGGYLLQERGSIEIKGKGELTTYWLQGKVFNTANIRKTRSEISSFSSSGIEVEWERETGWPLK